One genomic segment of Vibrio quintilis includes these proteins:
- a CDS encoding 2-methylaconitate cis-trans isomerase PrpF family protein: MKTNSVLKTNCMILRAGTSKGVFFSEKDMPSNRDDWGPFLLEVMGSPDKRQIDGLGGANSLTSKVAIVGPSEQEGIDVNYTFAQVSIDTETVAFNSNCGNISSGVGPFAIATGMVQVQEPLTRVMINNTNSNRLIEAEVQVKDGELVVDGDCEIPGVPGTGAKLDLSFYESQGASTGKLLPTGEAKQTIQTSAGEIEISIIDSAAPLVYMRAKDLGLTGKELHTDFTEKDLTLIEEIRSIACELCGFASREDATRLSPAVPKATVIAEPQDYTDMSGRVQPAEKMDLLIRMMSMQKPHQALAITGAVCTANAARVQGSLVSEIVTSESDEVFLGHPGGVMRAAIKADGEHISAITVERTARILMAGQVFTKTTFA, translated from the coding sequence ATGAAAACGAATTCTGTTTTAAAAACAAACTGCATGATTCTGCGTGCAGGTACAAGTAAAGGTGTTTTCTTCTCAGAAAAAGATATGCCATCTAACCGGGACGACTGGGGTCCGTTTCTGCTTGAAGTGATGGGAAGTCCGGATAAGCGCCAGATTGACGGTCTGGGTGGTGCTAATTCGCTGACCAGTAAAGTGGCGATTGTTGGCCCGTCAGAGCAGGAAGGGATTGATGTCAATTATACCTTCGCTCAGGTCAGTATTGATACAGAAACCGTCGCGTTCAACAGTAACTGCGGCAATATTTCTTCTGGTGTCGGACCTTTCGCTATTGCAACCGGCATGGTTCAGGTACAAGAGCCATTGACCCGGGTGATGATTAATAACACCAACAGCAACCGGCTGATTGAAGCCGAAGTTCAGGTCAAAGATGGTGAACTGGTTGTTGACGGTGACTGTGAGATTCCAGGCGTTCCGGGAACCGGAGCCAAGCTGGATTTAAGCTTCTATGAGTCGCAGGGTGCCTCCACCGGAAAACTGTTACCGACCGGAGAAGCAAAGCAAACGATTCAGACTTCTGCCGGTGAGATTGAAATCTCAATCATTGATTCTGCAGCGCCTCTGGTTTACATGCGGGCAAAAGATTTAGGGCTGACCGGCAAAGAGCTGCATACAGATTTTACTGAGAAAGATCTGACTCTGATCGAAGAAATCCGCTCGATTGCCTGTGAATTGTGCGGTTTTGCTTCCCGCGAAGATGCGACGCGTTTATCGCCGGCTGTGCCGAAAGCAACGGTCATTGCAGAGCCACAAGACTATACCGATATGTCCGGCCGGGTTCAGCCTGCTGAAAAGATGGACTTATTAATCCGCATGATGTCGATGCAAAAGCCGCATCAGGCGCTGGCAATCACCGGTGCTGTCTGTACGGCGAATGCAGCAAGAGTTCAGGGCAGTTTAGTGAGTGAGATTGTGACCTCTGAAAGTGATGAGGTGTTCCTCGGACATCCGGGCGGTGTTATGCGTGCCGCTATTAAAGCGGACGGAGAACATATCAGTGCGATTACCGTTGAGCGGACAGCACGGATTCTGATGGCGGGGCAGGTCTTTACCAAAACCACATTTGCATAA